Below is a genomic region from Paraburkholderia sp. BL23I1N1.
TCGCGCCTGAGCAGACCGGTCGCATGAATCGTTCAATCGATTCGCGCGCCGACCTCTATTCGCTGGGCATGACGTTCTACGAAATGCTGACTGGCGGGTCTCCGTATCGCGCGAACTCGCCTATCGAATGGATTCACTGTCACGTCGCCAGGCTGCCGATACCCTTGAACGAAGTTGCGAACGAGGTGCCGTCCCAACTCGCCGCGATTGTCATGCGCCTGCTCGCGAAAACCGCCGAGGACCGTTATCAAACGGCGCAGGGCCTTGAAAGCGATCTGCGCCGCTGTCTCGACGCGTGGGAGCAAATGGGGCGCATCGAGCCATTTGCGCTCGGCGCACATGATGCGCCTGAGCGCTTGCTCATTCCGGAGCGATTGTATGGGCGCGAGGCGGAGACGTCCGCATTGAATGCCGCGTTCGACCGCGTGGTGCAGCAAGGCAAGCCGGTGCTCGTGCTGGTATCGGGCTATTCCGGTATCGGCAAATCGTCGCTGGTGAACGAACTGCAAAAGAAGCTCGCACCGTCACAGGGGCACTTCGCTGCCGGCAAATTCGAGCAGTACAAGCGCGACATTCCCTATACGACGCTCGGGCAGGCGTTTCAGAGTCTGACGCGGCAAATACTCGACCGGGGCCGGACAGAAATCGCGCATTGGCGTGAGCGGCTCAGCGAAGCGGTGGGTGCGAACGGACAGTTGATCGTCAACCTGATTCCGGAAGTGGAAAAAATCATCGGTCCGCAGCCGGCGGTGCCGGAACTTCCGGCGCAGGATGCACAGATTCGATTTCTGGGGGTCTTCGGGCGTTTTATCGGCGCTTTTACGCACGCGGATCATCCGCTCGTGCTCTTTCTGGACGATCTCCAATGGCTCGACGCCGGCACGATCTGCCTGCTCGAGAATATTCTGGCCACGCCGACGCTGCAGAATCTCCTGCTGGTCGGTGCGTATCGCGACAACGAAGTGGGCCCCACGCACCCGCTCAGCCGCGCGCTGGGTTCGATCCGAAAGTTGGGCGTGCCGGTTCACAATATCGTGCTGACGCCGCTGCGGATCGCCGACGTGGCGCGCCTGACCGGCGAAGCACTGCACGCCGGCACGGCTGAGGTGTACGAGCTCGCGCAATTCGTGTTCGAGAAGACCGGCGGCAACCCCTTTTTTACGGTGCAGTTTCTCAAGACGCTGGCCGAGGAGCGTCACCTGGTGTTCGATCCCGTGCGCCGCGCATGGGAATGGGATCTCGCGCGCCTTCGCGAGGCGCGCTTCTCGGATGGCGTGGTCGACCTGATGGTCGGCAAGATCGAGCGTGTCGCGGATATCACGCAGGCCGCACTCAAACAGTTTGCGTGTTTCGGTAACCGTGCAACGACCGCGATGCTCATGCGAGTCGCGGGCACGTCCGAGGCGGCGGTGCATCTCGCACTCGCCGACGCGGTGGAAGCCGGCCTCGTGTTCCGGCGTGAACACGGCTACGCGTTTCTTCACGACCGCGTGCAGGAAGCGGCCTACGCGCTGATTCCCATCGATGAGCGTGCGGCCTCCCATCTGCGAATCGGCCGCATGTTCGCGACAAACGCGACGGCGGCGGAGCTCGAACAGACTATCTTCGAGATCGTCAATCAGTACAACCGGGCGGCCGATCTCATCAACGACCCGGCGGAGAGCGGACGCGTCGCGGGATTCAATCTGATCGCCGGGCGGCGTGCCAAGACGTCGTCTGCCTACGCATCGGCATCGACCTATCTGTCGACGGGAAGCGCGATGCTTGGCGACGAGGCCTGGGTTACCCGCTATTCACTTAAGTTCGCACTGGAAAGCGGTCTTGCGGAGTGCGAGTTTCTGACTGGCGACACGAATTCGGCCAAGGAGCGGCTATCGGATCTTTCGCGGCGTGCCGCCACGCTGGCTGACCGCGCCGCCGTGACGTGGTTGCGCGTGACCCTGTTCACCGCGCTCGATCAGAGCGATCTTGCAGTGGAAATATGCCTGGACTATCTGCGCGATGTCGGGATTGACTGGGACCCGCATCCAACCCGTGAACAGGCGCGCAGTGAATACGACCGGCTTCTGCAGCAAATCGGCGAGTCTCCGATCGGATCGCTGATCGATCTGCCGCTGCTTACCGATACCGACCGGCGCGCGACGCTGGACGTACTCACGGCGGTCTTGCCGCCGGCGTTTTTCAGCGACGAAAACCTGGTCTGCCTCGTGTTGTCCCGTATGGCGAATCTGAGTCTCGAGTATGGCAACTGCGACGCGTCGTCGATCGGCTATGCCTACCTCGGTATGGTGGCCGGCCCGGTGTTCGGCGATTACGAGGCAGGATTCCGCTTCGGCCGGCTCGGCCTGGGTCTCGTCGACGAACGCGGTCTGCAACGCTTCAAGCCTCGCGTTTATATGTGCTTTGCCTATCACGTGATGCCATGGACCAAGCATATTCGCGCAGGACTTCCGCTATTGCGGCGCGCGTTCGATGCCGCGAGTGAGAGCGGGGACCTCACGTACACGGGTTTTAGCAGTTGCACCCTGGTGACGAGTCTGTTGGCCGCGGGCGATCCGCTCGGCGACGTCGAACGCGAAGCGATGCAGCGCCTGGGTGTGGTGCAAGCCGCGAAATTTGGATTGATCGTCGATATCATTGGTGCGCAGTTGCAACTCATTCGGAATTTGCGCGGCTTGACGGCCTCGTTCGGGTCTTTTAATGACGACGCCTTCGATGAAGCGGCCTTTGAACAGCATCTCGAAGCCGATCCGTGCCTGGCGATTGCCACCTGCTGGTACTGGATTCGCAAACTGCAAGGGCGCTATTTCGCGGGAGATATAGCGGATGCGTTGGCAGCCGCAGCGAAGGCGGCACCGTTGTTATGGACCTCTTCCGGCCATTTCGAGCTTGCCGAGTACCATTTCTATGCAGCACTCACACGCGCGCGCCGACACGACGATGCGGCGCCCGAGGAGCAGGCGGAGCAATTCCGTGCGCTCGTCGAGCATCACGCCAGGCTCGCGACCTGGGCTGAACACTGTCCCAGCAATTTCGCCAGCCGCTCGGCGTTGGTCGCCGGCGAGATTGCGCGTATCAAGGGGAATGAATTCGAGGCGATGCGTGAATACGAAAGCGCAATCCGTCTCGCGCGTGAGCACGAGTCCTCTCTGATTGAAGCGCTGGCGCACGAAGTGGCAGCGGCGTTCTATATGGCGCGTGGATTTACGACGATCGCTTTCGTTTATCTCGGCAATGCGCGGCTTGCCTACCTTCGGTGGGGAGCGCTGGCCAAGGTTCAGGCGCTTGACCGGCGCTATCCGAATCTGGTCCGTGAACTGGCGAACGACGCGCCCGCGAGGAGTTTTGTCGCGCAACAACTTGATGTCGAAACGGTCGTCAAAGCATCGCAGGCCATTTCGGGCGAGATTGCCTTCGACAAGCTGATTGATACGCTGATGACCATTGTGCTGGAGCACGCCGGCGCGGGACGGGCGCTACTCGTTTTGCCGCGTGCGGAGAAATTATGGATCGAAGCGGAAGCGCTGGCGGGTCGCGAAGGCGTGGAGGTGCGTCTTCAAAGTGAAGCCGTGACACCGCGCCATTTGCCCGCGGCGATTCTGCATCACAGCATTCGCACGCAGGAGCGCGTGCTGCTCGACGACGCCTCGCTGCCCAATCCGTTCTCGGCGGACGAATACCTTCGTTCAAGCCGTTCGCGTGCCGTCTTGTGTCTTCCGCTCATGAAGCAGGCGAAGCTGATCGGTGTGCTGTATCTGGAGAACGACCTGGCGCCGGGCGTGTTCACGCCACCACGCATCGCCGTGCTCGAGCTTCTGGCGTCGCAGGCGGCGATCTCGCTCGAAAACGCGTCGCTGGAAGAGAAAGAGGCTCTGCTCGAAGAGAAGGAGGCGCTCCTGCAGGAAGTCCACCATCGGGTAAAGAACAATCTGCAACTGATCAGCAGTCTGCTCAACTTGCAGGCGTCGCGCGTTACCGACAGATCGGTTGCCGAACTATTCGCCGATAGCCGCAACCGCGTGCGCTCGATGGCGCTGGTACACGAGAACCTGTACCGCGCGGGCAACTTCGCTCGCATCATGATGGCGACGCACGTGCGGACCCTGTGTGGTCATCTTTCGCGTGCCTACGATATGCGTCAGATGGCCGTGGAGCTGGAGATCGAGGTCGACGACGTGCAACTGGACATGAACCGTGCGGTTTCCTGCGGCCTGATTATCAACGAACTGGTTTCCAACGCCTTGAAGCACGCGTTTCCGGACGGGCGCGGCGGTTCTGTGCGCGTGGAACTTGGACTGGTCGACGAAGAGCGGTGCAGGCTGACGGTTGCCGACAACGGCGTTGGCATCGCGCCGGAATTCTCGCTGGACGAAGCCGACTCGCTCGGCTTGCAACTGGTCCACGACCTCACGCACCAGCTGCATGGAACGCTGGAACTGAGCCGCGTGGGTGGTACGACATGCAGCATTCTCTTCAACGCAAACGGACGTGGATAGGGACGAGTGATGGCACCCGCACGCATTCTTATAGTCGAAGACGATCGGGTGGTCGCGAGAGACATCGCGCAACAGATGAACCGCGCGGGCCACACGGTGGTCGGCATCACCGCACGAGGCGAAGACGCGCTTCCGCTCGCGGCCGAGTCGGCGCCGGATCTGATCCTGATGGACGTGCGGCTGGAAGGCGAACTTGACGGCATCGATACCGCACGGCTGCTGCGCGAGAACTTCAACTTGCCGGTCGTTTTCCTGACCGCGTATGCCGACGAGGAAACCGTCCGGCGCGCAACCGTCACCGAACCGTTCGGCTATGTTCTCAAGCCGTTTGACGACATGCAGTTGCGCACCGTGGTCGAAATGGCGCTTTATAAGCACGGCGCGGAACGCCGTCTTCGCGAAAGCGAACAGCGCTATGCAGTCACGCTCTCGAGTATTGGCGACGCGGTGATCGCGACCGACCGGGATTCACGCATCAACTTTATCAACCCGGTCGCGGAAACGCTGACGGGCTGGCCGCGCGACGAGGCGATGGGGCGCCCACTGGCGGACGTGTTTCGCGTGATCAACGAAACGACCCGCGCCCCGGCGGAAGATCCTGTGACGGCCGTGCTGAGCGCCGGAACCATTGTCGGACTGGCGAACCACACCCTACTGCTCGCTCGCGACGGGCGCGAGATCGCGATCGACGACAGCGGCTCGCCGATCGTCGACGACCGCGGTGAAATCCTCGGCGTGGTGCTGGTGTTTCGCGACGTCACGCAAAGGCGTCGAGCGGAAGAAGCCGAAATACTGCGCGAGACGAATGCGCGCCTTGAAATGGCGATGCACGGATCCAACGTCGGCGTGTGGGAAATCGACATGCCGGACGGTGACTACCGTCACGGCTTCGCGCGTTTCTCGAACATCTGGGAATGGCTCGGCTACACGCGGCCGCCGACCCTGCTGGACTACGACGCCTACATGAGTGTGTTGCATCCCGACGACCGGGCGCGCACCGAGGCGGCGATAGTCAGGTACCTCAAGCGGGACGTCGATGCGTTCGAACTGGAGAACCGCCTGTGCCATCGAGACGGCAGCATCCGCTGGGTGCTCGTGCGCGGTATGGCGCGCTGGGATGCAAGGGGAAAAGCGATTCGCTTCGTGGGCAGTCTGGTGGACATCACGGAGCTGAAACTCACGGAGCAGGCGCTTCGGTCGAGTGAAGCCCGCTTTCGGGGCACCTTCGAAAATGCCGCGGTCGGCATCGCGCACTGCGATCTCGACGGGCACTTTCTGCGCCTGAATCAACGCTTGTGCGAGATCGTGGGTTATCAGCGTGAGAGTCTGTTGCTCAAGCGGTTTCAGGACATCACCGATCCGGACTTTCTGGCCGCGAGCGAGGAAAAATATCGTTTGCTGACCGGGGGGCAGCTCTCGCACTATTCGGAG
It encodes:
- a CDS encoding AAA family ATPase, producing MIDLSEFGFETLCDDGEFVLSRITRRHGGKTWLIVTLPALQPAANSQARLEHAYELRGLLDGRFVTRPHALIEYRGSAALVLEDPGGVSLSAIPMGSLTIGRFLAIAGNLVVALGALHGRGLVHKDIRPANILVNTETGGVALTGFGIASRATGELPASALPDVTAGALAYLAPEQTGRMNRSIDSRADLYSLGMTFYEMLTGGSPYRANSPIEWIHCHVARLPIPLNEVANEVPSQLAAIVMRLLAKTAEDRYQTAQGLESDLRRCLDAWEQMGRIEPFALGAHDAPERLLIPERLYGREAETSALNAAFDRVVQQGKPVLVLVSGYSGIGKSSLVNELQKKLAPSQGHFAAGKFEQYKRDIPYTTLGQAFQSLTRQILDRGRTEIAHWRERLSEAVGANGQLIVNLIPEVEKIIGPQPAVPELPAQDAQIRFLGVFGRFIGAFTHADHPLVLFLDDLQWLDAGTICLLENILATPTLQNLLLVGAYRDNEVGPTHPLSRALGSIRKLGVPVHNIVLTPLRIADVARLTGEALHAGTAEVYELAQFVFEKTGGNPFFTVQFLKTLAEERHLVFDPVRRAWEWDLARLREARFSDGVVDLMVGKIERVADITQAALKQFACFGNRATTAMLMRVAGTSEAAVHLALADAVEAGLVFRREHGYAFLHDRVQEAAYALIPIDERAASHLRIGRMFATNATAAELEQTIFEIVNQYNRAADLINDPAESGRVAGFNLIAGRRAKTSSAYASASTYLSTGSAMLGDEAWVTRYSLKFALESGLAECEFLTGDTNSAKERLSDLSRRAATLADRAAVTWLRVTLFTALDQSDLAVEICLDYLRDVGIDWDPHPTREQARSEYDRLLQQIGESPIGSLIDLPLLTDTDRRATLDVLTAVLPPAFFSDENLVCLVLSRMANLSLEYGNCDASSIGYAYLGMVAGPVFGDYEAGFRFGRLGLGLVDERGLQRFKPRVYMCFAYHVMPWTKHIRAGLPLLRRAFDAASESGDLTYTGFSSCTLVTSLLAAGDPLGDVEREAMQRLGVVQAAKFGLIVDIIGAQLQLIRNLRGLTASFGSFNDDAFDEAAFEQHLEADPCLAIATCWYWIRKLQGRYFAGDIADALAAAAKAAPLLWTSSGHFELAEYHFYAALTRARRHDDAAPEEQAEQFRALVEHHARLATWAEHCPSNFASRSALVAGEIARIKGNEFEAMREYESAIRLAREHESSLIEALAHEVAAAFYMARGFTTIAFVYLGNARLAYLRWGALAKVQALDRRYPNLVRELANDAPARSFVAQQLDVETVVKASQAISGEIAFDKLIDTLMTIVLEHAGAGRALLVLPRAEKLWIEAEALAGREGVEVRLQSEAVTPRHLPAAILHHSIRTQERVLLDDASLPNPFSADEYLRSSRSRAVLCLPLMKQAKLIGVLYLENDLAPGVFTPPRIAVLELLASQAAISLENASLEEKEALLEEKEALLQEVHHRVKNNLQLISSLLNLQASRVTDRSVAELFADSRNRVRSMALVHENLYRAGNFARIMMATHVRTLCGHLSRAYDMRQMAVELEIEVDDVQLDMNRAVSCGLIINELVSNALKHAFPDGRGGSVRVELGLVDEERCRLTVADNGVGIAPEFSLDEADSLGLQLVHDLTHQLHGTLELSRVGGTTCSILFNANGRG
- a CDS encoding PAS domain S-box protein produces the protein MAPARILIVEDDRVVARDIAQQMNRAGHTVVGITARGEDALPLAAESAPDLILMDVRLEGELDGIDTARLLRENFNLPVVFLTAYADEETVRRATVTEPFGYVLKPFDDMQLRTVVEMALYKHGAERRLRESEQRYAVTLSSIGDAVIATDRDSRINFINPVAETLTGWPRDEAMGRPLADVFRVINETTRAPAEDPVTAVLSAGTIVGLANHTLLLARDGREIAIDDSGSPIVDDRGEILGVVLVFRDVTQRRRAEEAEILRETNARLEMAMHGSNVGVWEIDMPDGDYRHGFARFSNIWEWLGYTRPPTLLDYDAYMSVLHPDDRARTEAAIVRYLKRDVDAFELENRLCHRDGSIRWVLVRGMARWDARGKAIRFVGSLVDITELKLTEQALRSSEARFRGTFENAAVGIAHCDLDGHFLRLNQRLCEIVGYQRESLLLKRFQDITDPDFLAASEEKYRLLTGGQLSHYSEETPLVKLDGSRVWVSVSVAPQCDANGQAIHTIAIFQDISASKALEDTVRVAKDTAESANRAKDQFLANISHELRTPLNGILGYAQILRRDAGMTERQLSGLAVIEQSGEHLLMLINDILDFARIEAGKLELNMTDVPLCPFLRVISEMVSVRADQKNLVLKHEAPANLSKVIRVDEKRLRQVLLNLLANAVKFTDQGEVTLVVRMMSEARLRFEVKDTGIGVSPDRLETIFQPFEQAGDLTRRTGGVGLGLAISRQLVRVMGSEIHVTSTVGRGSTFWFELDAPVSYAEMADFSPPPRIASNESEERHVLVIDEPIVPPPDEMATLHRFALLGSMRDIVHHADYLIGLDIRYEAFATQLRRLAAAFESQALLSLIEQHLDRNA